The DNA sequence GAGCAAGCTAACTATATTGGGAATTCACCTAGACAgaaccatgatccatactccaattcatacaactctggatggaggaaccacccaaactttgggtgggggaaTCAGCAAGATCAAAGCCAAGACCAGAGACGttacaactccaacaacaatgcagcTCATTAACAATTCACACAGAGgacatatcaacacccccacAACAACACTTCTCCACATCCATATCAAAACCAAAACAACACCTCTACTCCCAATCTACCATCAATTGATGACAgactctctaagcttgaaaccttacttgaaggaatatgccaagagattcaagaagacAAGGTGTTCAAGGAGGAGGTGCGAGCCAACATTAAGAACCAAGTAGAGACTATCAAGAAGCTGGAATTCCAAGTGGGATGCTTAGCTGAGAAGATTCCCAAACCTACAGATGGCTTCCCAAGTGACACAGAGAAAAACCCAAGAGGAGAAGcaaagaaagtaagatgggaagaTTGCAAAATGATCACTACAAGTGATCAAGAGGATGAAGACAAGCAAAGCAAACTCTCCTAACAGCCTGAAGACAACTCAACAGAGGAGGATGATagagatcaccaagaaccaAAAATCTCACAACAAGAGTTGCTTAAGCTCTATGCAGTATTTCCCCAACTACTCAATAGTGCTGTggggaagagaatatactccagGTTCCTAGACTTGTTTGCATCTCCGCATTTGAACATACCATTCATCAAGGCCATCCAACaaatgcatgtgttcttcaagTATATAAAGGAACTTCTTCCCAGAAAAAGTTCAATCAAAGGAGGCCAGACTATAGTGTTAaacaaggaatgtagtgccCTTATTCAACCTGAGCTGCCTACAAAAAGAAgagacccagggagttttcacatcccctgtgccataggagaaacaGTGTTCGATAGAGCACTCTGTGATTTGggggcaagcatcaacttacTGCCATTATCCTTGGTAAAGAGGCTGCAGATCAATGAGATAATGCCCACAGATGTGGTCATCAGACTGGCTGACAAGACTCAAAAgcaagcaataggagtggtGGAAAATGTTTTGCTAAAGGTTGGGAAATACTTTCTCCCAACAGACTTTGTCATCCTGGACATGGAAGAGAGTCACACACACCTAATCATATTGGGAAAACCCTTCCTAGCTACGgccagagcactcatagatgtggaGAAAGGGGAGCTAATATTGAGAATCCATGATGAACGGCTCAGCTTTAATGTCTTCAAACTCTCACAAGAAGCAGATCAAGAGCACAAGGAACCAAGCAAAGATCATAATGTGATGCtaaaggaggaagcaagcacTAAAGCACACCCAACCTATCTGGAGACCCCTTTGGTTGATAAACAAGGGAAACAGCAACTACCACAGCTCAAGGAAAAGTTAGAGGAACCTAAACCTCTAGAGGCATGTGAAGACAACATCACAACTACCTTAGGAAAAGAAGTCATCAAGAGCAAGGCAATATCAAAGGACACGAGGAAGAAGGTACCAAGGAAGTGGAGGAACAAAAAGATCCCTACGGAAGACTTCTCTCCAGGAGATAGAGTGATCTCAGCTTACTTCCCAGATATTCCCCCTAATCTCCCCACTGTACCATCTCAGTTACCGAAAGTCTTCACAATCAATAGAGTTCTCTCCCTGGAACATGTAGAGATCATTGACACAACTAATGGATACAAGTCCACAGCGAGAGGGGAGGACCTCAAGCATTACCAACCACCCTGATGAGGGAgaaacgtcaagctagtgacgctaaagaagtgcttcatgggaggcaacccatgttttatatttagaaGATAGTGAATAAGTCAACATTTATGAATTCCAACCCAAACTTGACAAAAACTTGGTGAAAACCTTCTGGTGCAGCATATAGTGAggaacaagtttggtgttcaaaacAAACCAAGATGTATGCTAGTCTTGGGAGCTTTGAACAAAAACTTTTCATCACAGTGctccaaactaagtttggtgtcacccaTGGTGCcaccaaaatgcatataaggaCCCACcaatagttagttagttagttggaattcataaataaacaatctaattttttttcttagcCGAAAAGTTTCAATTGTCTTTGGTTTGATATTATTCTCACCTTTCTTATTTTGTCTTTATACGGAAAAGAAAAGGAGCATTGATGGGGATTGATTGGACAATTAAATGGGGGAGGTTCGACCACTTCATGAAGAGAACTACACACTTATCTCAAGAAGGAACGCATGGGAAAacgttgccatgcaacattgaaGAAAGGAGACCCTTGAAGACCGAACCATTCACTCTCATTAAGTGATGATCCTTGTCCTTCCTTCCTGAACAACCCCAACCGTCCATCAAGCAACCATTCTTGCAATCCACACCTTCCGTTCTCTCATGATCTCCCTATATAAGGGAACCTTAGCGCAGCTTCACTCCTCATATTCAAATCCCCACTCTCCACACTTCATACTTTTGGCGTGCTAAACCCCTTCATCACAAATTTTCCTAGCCAACCCAGTCTTCACCTATCCGTATCCTCAAATCACCTCAAAACTGCAACTCAAattcatggcatcatcaagctcAAAGAGGCAAAAGAGGAAGGAACCCATGGAGAGTGTTCCATTCGATGAGAAGAGATTCAAAACTGCCTTTCATGAACGTGAATTTGAGCGGATAAGGGCCAGAAAGATATTGCCAGAATTAATCTTCCAAATCAATGCAAATGAGTCACCACAGATTCGGGAGAAAATCGAAGAGAGAGGGTGGCAATTGCTCACAAGTCCAGAGGGGAAGATTAATGAAAACCTCATCAAAGAATTCTATGCAAATGTGGTGAGAGAAGACAAGACCAAGGCCCCAACCTTCAAAAGCTACGTGAGAGGAAAGGAGGTGGACTTCAACCCAAATGCCATAACAAGAGCTCTTCACCTGAAATCACCTCATTTTGATGAGGCCAGCTATCAGGAAAGGATAAGTAAAAGCCCTGACAATGATGAGCTCACAGAGATAGTGACAGACATCTGTGTTATAGCAGCTGATTGGGAGAGGTACGCAGATGGGAGAGCCAAGTTcatcaagaggggagaccttaGCCCTGAAGCCAAGGGGTGGTTTGAACTCGTAAGAAGGTCCATTCTACCAGCTGCAAATAATTCAAAGGTAAACATCAATCGAGCTACTATGGTGCATTGCTTAGTACAGGATGGGGAGATCAATGTGCATGAACTCATCGCTGAGGGGATTCAAGATTCAGCTGAGAAGGCTGATTCAGGTGCCAGGCTCTGGTACCCTAGCACCATTCTCAGGTTGTGCAACAAGGCCAAGGTAGTATTTGAGGACAGTAATCCAGACTGGGTGAACCCAGGGAGGCCAGTTACCCTCGAGCGATTGGTCTATACCACACCTGCTCAGCAACTAAGAAGGCCACATATAGGAAAGCAAAAAGCCAAGGAAGGAACTCATCAAGAGGAATATCATCAGGAAGAATATCAACAAGAAGAGCATCATGACCCAGCCAACTTAAATATGACTCACCTTCTAAGAGCCATTGAAGATTTGGGAATGAGACATATGGAGGGACAAGAGCAAATACTTCACATTCAGTCCAACTGGATGAAACAACAAGAAGAGTGGCAGAAACAACACATTGAGTGAGATAGGGTATCATATAAATACTCAGGCCAGGCTCGGATACCTAGTAGGACAGCTGCCTATATTGCACCCAAGAATCACAAGGTATGAAGAAGTGAAGGATGAATTAGCACGAGAAGAGAGACAAAGGATGGAAGAGAGTCATGAATCAGTGAGGAAGGCACTTGAGGATTGGAAGCAAGCAAGATTGGCGCGGATGCGAGGAAATGCAAGAGGACACAAGGAGGACAAGCAAGGAAAAGAGCATGGACGGCCACAAgagtaaaaggtggtggagttccttCTTTACTCCATCTTTATCTATgctttaaataaggaagatCTTGTATggaatagaacatgcttccatgttagtttgaaccttttcaattctgcattttaagttttattgcTTAGGTCTATGATTTCTGGTTTAAGTGTCACTGCATCATATCTTTACTTATTGTATGCTTGTCTTTAaaatcaaatgaagaagagaatgtTTATGTTTCAAAAGACCAGAGTGGAGTTCATAATATGGAGTAATTTTCTGAATCTTTGGTGTGATCATAAGTcagctaagttggttcaaccaTGAGGTGGGAAGACAACTATCTGTCCTGAGTACTTTGCTTTGAATATACCCATGAGACTAAGTAAATagcaagatcctaataagagaaagggaaagaacacttaaagtgaaaaacaaaagtaaaaaagtaagcaataaggctaggcaccaatggttttaatcttgaggcatgtgtctgtggtgttcctgtgtgagggatttacttggatgaataagctcttaggggtgccttatcacttggtaacttgggttaactaactcgggattatcagctgaaagtccactatcaagagtaaccctcactacagagcatttagtaacccaaagaagtgctggacaccaaggtctaaagaaagaaaataaataaaccatatgcctgtggtgtgtatgtatgggggagagacttgaggaagtaagtccgtaggggtgtttcaacacctagcaccttgaaccaactggttcgggagtgttggctgaaagcatattttaaagagttgcccccttacagagcacttagcttgaagaacacaaataagccctgaaatgacaataaaaggatcaataaaagtATCATGGAATGTAAGCAAAGCCATTGTTTTAGGACAGgataaaggtctgaaagccagtaatggaatgaacctaagttgctatgcatgaaaccaccataaaatcagtgacatgacttccacaagaatgactcatttctcttggcatttcattcatcattctcttgctccagtacttgcttagggacaagcaagctttaagtttggtgttgtgatgccagggcatcttggccagtttcactgaccttttctttactatttttagggtagtttcatgcatttccttaggaaataagctagttttgggtggatattcacttataccttgattcaagcatacattgtgcattttacatgatttcatgaggattttgcatgagtttagtgacaaattgtatgttgcattacccatgacttggactagaactttgatgcactctattgcttgatctTAGGACCAagggaagcaaggaagaaccacttagcagtcatgttaatctaattaacgtgaccaataacgtggaatgggaggtaacttgcaaagttaatgagaaaagtgattgccaataacgctctcgaagccatcattgcccacgttaagagtcatgttaattaagttaacgtgaactctaacgagaagaagggactttgagccaacgttagtgacacttaatattatcactaacgttggccaatgatcataagtggccacgttagagtccacgttaacatagttaacgtggcctctaacgttaaaaggAGGAAGGaagccaatgttagtgacactcaacattgtcactaacgttggactaaGGTGaaatgtaccacgttaactcccacgttaaccacgTAAGAGGCAAAGGAGGTCGACAAcattagtgacacccaacattgtcactaacgttggaagcacccacaaaacccccaaggagccacgttaacttagttaacgtggaagctaacgttgaTGAGTGAATGAtgaaccaacgttagtgacactcaacattgtcactaacgttggggatggctaagaatggccacgttagaagccacgttaacctagttaacgtggactctaacgtgagacataggggTACATTGGAAcattagtgacaatgttaagtgtcactaacgttctcaaaagttggcaaggccacgttagaagccacgttaacctagttaacgtggactctaatgtgagacataggggcacactagaacgttagtgacaatgttgagtgtcattaacgttctcgaaggttggcaaggccacgttagaagccacgttaactaggttaacgtgggctctaacatgaggcaaaggggtacattggaacgttagtgatgagcggataatttatacgctttttggcattgtttttagtatgtttttagtatcttttagttagtttttattatatttttattagtttttagttaaaattcacttttctggactttactatgagtttgtgtgtttttctgtgatttcaggtattttctggctgaaattgaaggttctgagcaaaaatctgatccagagactgaaaaggacttcagatgctgttggattctgacctccctgcactcgaagtggattttctggagctacagaagcccaattggcgcgctctcaacggcattggaaagtagacatcctgggctttccagcaatatataatagtccatactttgcccaagatttgatggcccaacccggcgttgcaaatcagcatcagaaattccagcgttaaacgccggaactggcataaaacttggagttaaacgcccaaactggcatgaaagctggcgtttaactccagaaaaggtctctacacgaaattacttcattgctcagcccaagcacacaccaagtgggcccgaaagtggatttttctgtcatttactcatttctgtaaaccttaggatactagtttactatttataggatcttttgacattgtatccggaccttatgacctcataacatttttttacacgtttcttgtgtaccttccatggcatgagtctctaaaccccatggttgggggtgaggagctcttctgtgtcttgatggattaatgcaattactactgtttcttattcaatcatgcttgcttccattctaagatatcacttgctcctaacccggatgaatgtgatgatccgtgacactcatcatcattctcaactatgaacatgtgcctgacaaccacctctgttctaccttagattaagtagatatctcttggattctttaatcggaatcttcgtggtataagctagaactgatggcggcattcaagagagtccggaaggtctaaaccttgtccgtggtattctgagtaggactcaatgattgaatgactgtgacgtgcttcaaactcctgaaggcggggcgttagtgacagacgcaaaagaatcactggattctattccggcctgattgagaaccgacagatgattagcctatgctgtgacagagcatcagggacgtattttcactgagaggatgggaggtagccattgacaacggtgaaaccctacatacagcttgccatggaaggagccttgcgtgtttgatgaagatgacagtaggaaagcagagattcggaagatggagcatctccaaagcctcagcctattctccattactccaaaacaagtacctttttcatgttcttttgctttttaccaTCAATCCTGATAACTTccgatatcctgactaagatctacaaggtaaccatagcttgcttcaagccgacaatctccgtgggatcgacccttgctcacacaaggtattacttggacgacccagtgcacttgctggttagttgtgcgggattgcaaaagtgttattgcaatttcgtgcaccaagtttttggcgccgttgccggggattgttcgagtttggacaactgacggcttatcttgttgcttagattaggactgttttatttttgttggtttagagtcttttagttgaagtctagtttcatattttaagtttggtgtccattgcatgcttttgttttctttttcttctagtttttcgaaattgcatgttcttagtccctttttgattcataaaaattctaagtttggtgtcctctttgtgtttttcctttaaaattttcgaaaattagtgtttgattttctaaaaattttaagtttggtgtctttttgttgtttttctctttccttttttttaaaaaatcaaatctttttcataaaaatttttcaatcgtatctttttaattgctgttttcaaaatctttttaattaactaattgattcagttctcaatttgctttgatcttatttttctttttgattttcgaatttttttgttttattttccttttgttttattttatttttatttttttcggttatttaaaaaaaaaaaacaaaatttatctctttgcaatcattatcatttcccttttgtccattatggactcaagtggaattaatcagtccaagaggactctggggtcatatgctaaccccattacagctgcatatgggagtagcatctgtatacctcccatcaaagcaagcagctttgagctaaaccctcaactcattatcatagtgcagcaaaattgccagtattccggtcttccacaggaagaacctactgagtttctggcacagttcttacaaattgctgacacagtacatgataaagaggtagatcaggatgtctacagactattactgtttccatttgctgtaaaagatcaagctaaaagatggttgaataaccaacctacagcaagcataaagacatggaaacagttatcagacaaattcctgaatcatttctaccctccaaagaggatgacacagctaaggctggacatccaaggctttaaacaagaggataatgaatccctttataatgcctgggagaggtatagaggtatgcttagaaaatgcccctctgaaatgttttcagaatgggtacagttagacatcttctactatgggctcacagaaaaagctcagatgtctttagaccactcagctggtggatctatacacatgaggaagacaattgaagaagctcaagagcttatagacactgttgctagaaaccaatacttatattctagcaatgagttcgttccaaaagaggaggtcatggcattagtcactgatcctaatcctcaagaacagatgaatgagcttaatcaacaattgctcctgatgacagaacagttagcagaatttaaagaaatgctccatgatactaaagttgctaacaagaacatagaaatgcagttgaatcaagcaaaacagcaaatatctaaacagataacagaaggatgtcaggcagttcaactaaggagtgggaaaacactgaacaccactgctcaaaggagcaagaagccaaacaaagaacaattgacagaggataaccaaaccactgttcaaaatccctctgagggcaataagagcccagagaggaatattattggcgttcaaacgccagaaagggaaggaaagttggcgttaaacgcccattccttgcccagttctggcgttcaaacgccagaaaagggggagaagttggcgtttaacgcccaatcttcacccattcctggcgttcaaacgcccaaggaagatcaggcacctgagagtgctgataattatccctctaacaaggcgtcttcaaccacttctgtaaggaataaacctgcagcatctaaggttgaggaatatcaagccaagatgccttatcctcagaaactccgcaaagcggaacaggataagcaatttgcccgctttgcagactatctaaggactcttgaaataaagattccgtttgcagaggcacttgagcaaataccttcttatgctaagttcatgaaagagatcttaagtcataagaaggattggagagaaactgaaaaagtgtttctcactgaagaatgcagtgcagtcatactaaaaagcttaccagaaaagcttcaagatcctggaagctttataataccatgcacattagaaggcgcttgcaccaagacaaccctatgtgatcttggagcaagcatcaatctaatacctgcatccactatcagaaagcttgggttggctggagaagtcaaaccaaccaggatatgcctccaacttgcttatggctccattaaacacccatcaggcataatagaggacatgattgtcaaggttgggccatttgcctttcccactgactttgtggtgctggaaatgaaggaggacaaaagtgcaactctcattctaggaagaccattcctagcaactggacgaactctcattgatgtacaaaaaggagaagtaaccctgagagtcaatgaggatgagttcaagttgaatgctgtgaaagcaatgcagcatccagacacaccagatgactgcatgggcgctgacattattgactctctggtagaagagatcaatatgactgaaagcctagaatcagagcttgaggacatcttcaaagatgctcaacctgatcaataggaactagaggaagtaaaggaattttcgaaaattcctcaggaggaggataaacctcccaaacctgaactcaaacctctaccaccatctctgaaatatgcatttctaggagagggt is a window from the Arachis stenosperma cultivar V10309 chromosome 3, arast.V10309.gnm1.PFL2, whole genome shotgun sequence genome containing:
- the LOC130966717 gene encoding uncharacterized protein LOC130966717; this encodes MHVFFKYIKELLPRKSSIKGGQTIVLNKECSALIQPELPTKRRDPGSFHIPCAIGETVFDRALCDLGASINLLPLSLVKRLQINEIMPTDVVIRLADKTQKQAIGVVENVLLKVGKYFLPTDFVILDMEESHTHLIILGKPFLATARALIDVEKGELILRIHDERLSFNVFKLSQEADQEHKEPSKDHNVMLKEEASTKAHPTYLETPLVDKQGKQQLPQLKEKLEEPKPLEACEDNITTTLGKEVIKSKAISKDTRKKVPRKWRNKKIPTEDFSPGDRVISAYFPDIPPNLPTVPSQLPKVFTINRVLSLEHVEIIDTTNGYKSTARGEDLKHYQPP